The Penicillium oxalicum strain HP7-1 chromosome VI, whole genome shotgun sequence genome window below encodes:
- a CDS encoding Mitochondrial nuclease, with product MSKATLAVIAAASAATGAGVTALLYSSKSSSQPSPQNQQQVPPPPSMAGGVKVPTAVPAPTLAAKASAGVGPVNPAGILQYGFPGPVADELSTLPLHGAYDRRTRNPAWVAEHITPQSLAMNNADRKHSTFAEDTSIPALFRAKLADYFRSGYDRGHQVPAADAKWSQGAMDDTFYLSNMCPQVGEGFNRDYWAHFEDFCRKLATRYPSVRVVTGPLYLPHRDPDGKWRVNYEVIGNPPNVAVPTHFYKVIYAEDGTESPTSKVALGAFVLPNARIPNEKSLSDFEVPLEAVERASGLEFAAKLDPSRRRRLCQEIKCDIVVREFNNTRKRN from the coding sequence ATGTCAAAGGCAACCTTGGCTGTGATCGCAGCCGCCAGTGCGGCCACCGGCGCCGGAGTGACGGCTCTGCTGTACTCGTCCAAGTCCTCATCCCAACCGTCGCCACAGAACCAGCAACAAGTGCCTCCTCCCCCGTCGATGGCGGGAGGTGTCAAGGTGCCTACCGCCGTGCCAGCCCCAACTTTGGCAGCCAAGGCCAGTGCTGGGGTTGGCCCCGTCAATCCCGCCGGCATCCTACAATACGGCTTCCCCGGCCCCGTCGCCGACGAACTGTCCACACTACCACTTCACGGTGCCTACGACCGTCGCACCCGGAACCCGGCCTGGGTCGCTGAGCATATCACTCCGCAGTCGCTGGCGATGAACAATGCCGATCGTAAGCACAGCACGTTCGCCGAGGATACCTCCATCCCGGCCCTGTTCCGCGCCAAGTTGGCCGATTACTTCCGTTCGGGCTACGACCGCGGCCATCAAGTGCCGGCGGCCGACGCCAAGTGGTCGCAGGGGGCCATGGACGATACATTCTACCTGAGCAACATGTGCCCTCAGGTCGGCGAGGGTTTCAACCGGGACTACTGGGCGCACTTTGAAGACTTTTGTCGGAAGCTGGCGACTCGGTACCCCTCCGTGCGAGTGGTCACAGGGCCACTGTACCTGCCGCATCGTGATCCGGATGGGAAATGGCGGGTCAACTACGAGGTGATTGGGAACCCCCCCAACGTTGCCGTGCCCACCCACTTCTACAAGGTGATCTACGCCGAGGACGGCACTGAGTCCCCCACCAGCAAGGTCGCCCTGGGTGCCTTTGTCTTGCCCAACGCCCGAATTCCCAACGAGAAGAGCCTCTCCGACTTTGAGGTGCCCTTGGAAGCGGTGGAACGCGCTTCGGGCTTGGAGTTTGCCGCCAAGCTGGACCCCAGCCGTCGCCGCCGCCTGTGCCAGGAAATCAAGTGTGACATTGTCGTGCGCGAGTTTAACAACACTCGCAAGCGCAActaa